In Arachis hypogaea cultivar Tifrunner chromosome 17, arahy.Tifrunner.gnm2.J5K5, whole genome shotgun sequence, a single window of DNA contains:
- the LOC112765115 gene encoding molybdopterin biosynthesis protein CNX1, translating to MISISDAFKAVLTAANRLPPVTLPLHDALGKVLAQDVLAPDPLPPYPASVKDGYAVVADDGPGEYPVIAESRAGNDALHVTLTPGTVAYVTTGGPIPEGADAVVQVEDTEKVENASGEQKRVKILVKTTKGNDIRRVGLDIEKDAIVLTSGERLGASEIGLLATVGVTMVKVYPTPTIAVLSTGDELVEPTTRHLNCGQIRDCNRAMLLAAASQHQCKIVDLGIAKDDEEVQGRILDNAFASGINILLTSGGVSMGDKDFIKPLLEKRGKVHFDKVFLKPGKPLTFAEVDYQAKERKILAFGLPGNPVSSLVCFNLFVVPAIRKLAGWTNPHHLRVQARLHQPIKTDPFRPEYHRAIVTWTDNDGTGSPGFIAESTGHQMSSRLLSMKSANAFLELPPTGSVLSAGSVVSAIIISDLGPGAFSENCIPSDPVVASGTKTRRITADSSPDSEVRVAILTVSDTVATGAGPDRSGPRAVSVVNSSSERLGGAKVVATAVAPDDVAKIQEFLKRWSDVEHVDLILTLGGTGFTSRDVTPEATKQLIEKETPGLLYVMTQESLKVTPSAMLSRAAAGIRGSTLIINMPGNPNAAAECMEALLPSLKHGLKQLKGEKREKHPRHVPHAEAVPVDVWEQSRKLAIGAGTDVSCSCCR from the exons ATGATATCCATTTCCGATGCTTTCAAAGCCGTCTTAACCGCCGCTAACCGCCTTCCACCGGTCACGCTTCCTCTCCACGACGCACTCGGCAAGGTCCTCGCACAGGACGTTCTTGCCCCTGACCCTCTCCCTCCTTACCCTGCTTCTGTCAAG GATGGTTATGCAGTGGTTGCTGATGATGGACCAGGGGAGTATCCTGTTATTGCTGAATCTAGAGCTGGGAATGATGCTCTTCATGTTACTCTCACCCCTGGAACTGTAGCATATGTTACTACTGGAG GGCCCATACCTGAGGGTGCTGATGCAGTTGTTCAGGTTGAGGATACTGAAAAGGTTGAAAATGCTTCAGGGGAGCAGAAGCGGGTGAAAATATTGGTAAAAACCACCAAAGGCAATGATATACGACGAGTG GGACTTGATATTGAGAAAGATGCAATTGTATTAACCTCTGGAGAAAGATTAGGTGCTTCAGAGATCGGCTTGCTTGCTACTGTTGGTGTAACCATGGTGAAG GTATACCCTACTCCAACAATTGCTGTACTTTCCACTGGAGATGAGCTTGTAGAGCCAACTACCAGGCATCTTAATTGTGGTCAG ATTAGGGACTGTAATCGTGCCATGCTGCTTGCAGCAGCATCGCAACATCAATGCAAAATTGTGGACCTTGGTATTGCGAAGGATGATGAAGAAGTTCAAGGAAGGATCTTAGATAATGCTTTTGCTTCTGGTATTAATATTCTGCTAACTTCAGGAGGTGTTTCTATGGGAGACAAAgattttatcaagcctttgcttGAAAAGCGTGGAAAAGTGCATTTTGATAAG GTGTTTCTTAAACCAGGCAAGCCATTGACATTTGCAGAGGTTGACtatcaagcaaaagaaaggaaaattttAGCTTTTGGGTTGCCTGGAAATCCCGTCAGCTCTCTAGTTTGCTTCAATCTCTTTGTGGTCCCTGCAATACGTAAACTTGCAGGATGGACAAATCCTCATCATCTGAG GGTACAAGCTCGGCTTCATCAGCCCATAAAGACTGATCCATTTAGACCGGAATATCATCGTGCCATTGTTACATGGACTGACAATGATGGAACAGGCAGTCCTGG TTTTATTGCTGAGAGCACTGGCCATCAGATGAGTAGTCGGCTACTTAGCATGAAGTCAGCTAATGCCTTTCTGGAGTTACCGCCAACAGGCAGTGTACTTTCTGCAGGGTCCGTAGTGTCAGCTATTATAATTTCGGACCTTGGACCTGGGGCTTTCAGCGAGAATTGTATACCATCAGATCCAGTTGTTGCATCTGGAACTAAAACACGTCGAATAACTGCAGATTCTTCACCCGATTCTGAAGTCAGAGTGGCTATTCTTACAGTGAGCGATACAGTTGCAACAGGGGCGGGTCCAGATCGGAG TGGTCCCAGGGCTGTTTCTGTTGTTAATTCTTCCTCGGAAAGACTAGGAGGAGCAAAAGTTGTAGCTACTGCTGTGGCTCCAGATGATGTGGCAAAAATTCAGGAGTTTCTAAAAAGATGGAGTGATGTTGAACATGTGGATCTTATACTTACCCTTG GTGGGACCGGCTTTACCTCACGAGATGTAACACCAGAAGCTACAAAACAGTTGATTGAGAAAGAAACACCTGGTCTTCTGTATGTAATGACGCAAGAAAGTTTAAAG GTGACGCCATCTGCAATGCTTTCGCGCGCTGCTGCTGGAATCAGAGGATCCACCTTG ATCATTAACATGCCCGGAAACCCAAACGCTGCTGCTGAGTGTATGGAGGCCTTATTGCCTTCACTTAAGCATGGTCTAAAGCAGCTTaagggagaaaagagagaaaaacatcCTCGTCATGTACCTCATGCCGAAGCAGTCCCTGTAGATGTGTGGGAACAGAGCCGGAAGTTAGCCATTGGTGCCGGCACCGATGTCTCTTGTTCCTGCTGCAGGTAA
- the LOC112765116 gene encoding uncharacterized protein — MYTKIQPIVDRIYEDFEPYYEWDKDEGCFTFMLPGFRRDHLKVQVTSKPALKLKGERQISPNRWRRFDLEFRIPSDYDLEKVSAKFEFEGSKLQVKFAKLDNKPKETTTNPAEEAVPSRPKEEATEKVHQQNAAQEEVAPKAKEDKAQVRNDSEASDQKIPHKEEKEPSDEKVKNKTEASFKKVAQEKGKANNGITETKNAKPITRFKTKVLDFSQSLGPSNWVYNKEDKDTGINKQKRLVNCSLLTLLVVGIGLCAKTAFSSSRGGSKFQEK; from the exons ATGTACACAAAAATACAACCAATAGTTGATCGCATTTATGAAGACTTTGAACCATATTATGAATGGGATAAAGATGAAGGGTGTTTCACTTTTATGCTACCAG GATTTAGAAGGGACCATCTGAAGGTTCAAGTgacatcaaaaccagccctaaaGCTGAAGGGCGAACGACAAATCAGCCCGAACCGATGGCGCCGGTTCGACCTGGAATTTCGCATTCCTTCTGACTATGACTtagaaaaagtgagtgccaagtTTGAGTTTGAAGGTAGCAAGTTACAAGTCAAGTTTGCCAAACTGGATAATAAACCTAAGGAAACAACAACAAACCCAGCAGAAGAAGCAGTTCCTTCAAGGCCTAAGGAAGAAGCAACAGAAAAGGTTCATCAGCAAAATGCTGCACAAGAAGAAGTTGCCCCAAAAGCAAAAGAAGACAAGGCTCAAGTAAGGAATGATAGTGAAGCCTCTGATCAAAAGATACCACATAAGGAGGAGAAGGAGCCAAGTGATGAGAAGGTAAAGAACAAAACAGAAGCAAGCTTTAAAAAGGTGGCTCAAGAGAAGGGCAAGGCTAATAATGGCATAACTGAAACCAAAAATGCCAAGCCTATaacaagattcaaaacaaaggtTTTGGATTTCAGTCAGAGTTTAGGACCATCAAACTGGGTTTACAACAAAGAAGATAAAGACACGGGGATTAACAAGCAGAAGAGATTGGTGAACTGCAGTTTACTGACCTTATTGGTAGTGGGAATTGGGCTTTGTGCTAAAACTGCATTTTCATCATCTCGTGGAGGATCAAAATTCCAAGAGAAGTGA
- the LOC112767414 gene encoding uncharacterized protein, giving the protein MAQSSAAPNRVYQDFEPFYEWNEDQAIATLTVMLPGFRREQLKVQVTSKPVLRINGEREVTQNVWRRFAKEFNIPSYCDTNEVTAKFERGMLNVKFPKIQGSPPKPQEQANAITSAPEESRAKLEPSQSQSQPQPTQEARLEPPMITKQEDDQQKLSKNENEFETKPKFRSQKSEPELRASTREADQQNLSKSEKESIIKEEKEKSKKSTPSNNNQVVGDDDGDKKVKFKGLSNKEESSLLAPRVNEKEGAKMVQRLKTRVLDFTLSLRSSSDDDRNKDVDQCLVKGIIKKPKILMNIIVAILLVMVVGIYVKNAFRSSSSSSSQGEANFHQEF; this is encoded by the exons atggcACAATCATCAGCAGCACCTAACCGTGTTTATCAAGATTTTGAACCATTTTATGAATGGAATGAAGATCAAGCAATTGCTACCCTCACTGTAATGCTGCCAG GATTTAGAAGAGAGCAATTGAAAGTTCAAGTGACTTCAAAGCCTGTCCTAAGGATTAATGGTGAAAGAGAAGTCACTCAGAATGTATGGCGACGTTTTGCAAAAGAATTCAACATCCCTTCATATTGTGACACCAATGAGGTCACTGCCAAGTTTGAGCGTGGCATGCTCAATGTCAAGTTTCCCAAGATTCAAGGTTCCCCTCCTAAGCCACAAGAACAAGCAAACGCAATTACAAGCGCTCCAGAAGAGTCTAGGGCAAAGCTTGAGCCGTCTCAGTCTCAGTCTCAGCCTCAGCCAACTCAGGAGGCTCGACTTGAGCCTCCTATGATAACAAAACAAGAAGATGATCAGCAAAAGTTATCAAAGAATGAGAATGAGTTTGAGACTAAACCTAAGTTCAGGTCTCAGAAGTCCGAGCCTGAACTTAGGGCATCAACTCGAGAGGCAGATCAACAAAATTTATCGAAAAGCGAAAAAGAGTCAATTattaaagaagagaaagagaagagcaaAAAATCAACACCATCTAATAATAACCAAGTGGTtggtgatgatgatggtgacaagAAAGTGAAGTTTAAAGGCTtgtcaaacaaagaagaaagttcATTATTAGCACCAAGAGTAAATGAGAAAGAAGGTGCTAAGATGGTTCAAAGGTTGAAAACAAGGGTGTTAGATTTCACCCTTAGTTTGAGATCATCAAGTGAtgatgatagaaacaaagatgTTGACCAATGTTTGGTCAAAGGAATAATTAAGAAGCCTAAGATATTGATGAACATAATTGTGGCCATTTTATTGGTTATGGTAGTTGGAATTTATGTCAAAAACGCATTcaggtcatcatcatcatcatcatctcagGGAGAAGCTAATTTCCATCAGGAATTTTAA
- the LOC112762561 gene encoding uncharacterized protein, whose protein sequence is MSMNSSIDWNWDGKNLKQGNARLEYQEFEPSFDWIWDDEKGISDTLAVFLPGFKKEQSRVEITSNGLLRLSGERKIGEVIKIRRFEKELAIPSDTDTKSINTKFLNDILYVKLPRVITTSVKPSQQPPPTPNPQQQIIHFEYKVPDYEYVMKERVMDKEPLQIKPIILRVKPAPTTETGPQQQPQSKPEAPATAPNPTPAPPAVAGPQQQPQPQLQSKPEAPIAPYQDQEKQRVMDEEAPAPASASAPIQAQAPPLPSLKKEKEKEKGQKEEEKTNNNNNARKVGNNERRQEATMPSRVMEMKGVTGEVIGERLSTVSEKSQEHGNGVYRSVEDLKKHKTRTNLGVIFLVMLLVLYVNNVINSYFGGERP, encoded by the exons ATGTCTATGAATTCATCAATTGATTGGAATTGGGATGGAAAAAACTTGAAACAAGGAAATGCACGGCTAGAATACCAAGAATTTGAACCATCCTTTGATTGGATTTGGGATGATGAAAAAGGAATAAGTGACACACTTGCTGTTTTTCTTCCAG GATTCAAAAAGGAGCAATCGAGGGTGGAAATAACCTCAAATGGTCTGCTAAGATTGAGTGGTGAAAGAAAGATCGGTGAAGTCATTAAAATTCGTAGGTTTGAGAAAGAGCTTGCAATTCCTTCAGATACTGACACTAAATCCATCAACACCAAGTTTTTAAATGACATCCTTTATGTCAAGCTTCCCAGAGTTATCACTACTTCCGTCAAACCATCACAACAACCGCCGCCAACACCGAACCCTCAGCAACAAATAATACACTTTGAATATAAAGTTCCTGATTATGAGTATGTGATGAAGGAAAGAGTAATGGACAAGGAACCACTACAAATTAAGCCAATAATCTTGCGTGTAAAACCTGCACCTACAACAGAAACAGGGCCTCAGCAACAACCACAGTCGAAGCCTGAGGCGCCGGCGACTGCGCCAAACCCTACACCTGCACCTCCAGCAGTAGCAGGGCCTCAGCAACAACCACAACCACAGTTACAATCGAAGCCTGAGGCACCAATTGCTCCTTATCAAGATCAAGAAAAACAAAGAGTAATGGATGAGGAGGCGCCTGCACCTGCGTCTGCATCGGCACCAATACAGGCACAAGCGCCCCCTCTACCATCattgaagaaggagaaggagaaggagaagggacaaaaagaagaagaaaaaactaataataataataatgcaagaaaagTTGGCAACAATGAGAGAAGGCAAGAAGCAACAATGCCGTCTAGGGTTATGGAAATGAAGGGAGTAACTGGAGAAGTTATTGGTGAAAGGCTAAGTACGGTTTCAGAGAAATCACAGGAGCATGGAAATGGTGTTTATCGTTCGGTTGAAGATTTGAAGAAGCATAAGACAAGGACGAATTTGGGTGTAATCTTTCTAGTGATGTTACTTGTGCTCTACGTTAACAATGTTATCAACTCATATTTTGGTGGAGAAAGGCCATAA
- the LOC112766988 gene encoding uncharacterized protein, translating into MAMNQGNAQLEYQDIEPPYDWDHKKESDTLIVSLPGFKREQLRVQVTSTRLIRLSGERRIGDSNKIRKFYKEIPIPSDTDTSSISAKFENGILYVKLPKRITSIDEPPTPTPTPVPAPALAPTTPPAVRPQQQPQPQSKPEPPISHYEDQQKQRVVDKASASASASAPAPVPAPTLAPAPIPQLEENKNNDDNIARKGGKDDKRGVIDEGTSSSVKEMHGRMEKSEDEGERSKLGLGLEKRLSTVSRQGEEYRNAVYGLVEELKKQKKIANLVVVMFLVVLLVLYVNNAIKSSFGGAGPKIQEL; encoded by the exons ATGGCTATGAATCAAGGAAATGCACAGCTAGAATACCAAGATATTGAACCACCCTATGATTGGGATCATAAAAAAGAAAGTGACACGCTCATTGTTTCTCTTCCAG GATTCAAGAGGGAGCAATTGAGGGTGCAAGTAACCTCAACTCGTTTAATAAGGTTGAGTGGTGAAAGAAGGATTGGTGATAGCAACAAAATCCGCAAGTTTTACAAAGAGATACCAATTCCTTCAGATACCGACACAAGTTCCATCTCTGCCAAATTTGAAAATGGAATCCTTTATGTTAAGCTTCCCAAACGCATCACTTCCATTGATgaaccaccaacaccaacaccaacaccagtACCAGCACCAGCACTAGCACCGACGACACCTCCTGCAGTGAGGcctcaacaacaaccacaaccacaaTCAAAACCCGAGCCACCAATTTCTCATTATGAAGATCAACAAAAACAGAGAGTAGTAGACAAAGCATCTgcatctgcatcagcatctgcacCTGCACCAGTTCCAGCACCAACACTAGCACCGGCACCAATACCACAATTGGAAGAGAATAAGAATAATGATGATAATATTGCAAGAAAAGGTGGTAAGGATGACAAGAGAGGTGTTATTGATGAAGGTACAAGTTCTAGTGTTAAGGAAATGCATGGAAGAATGGAAAAGAGTGAAGATGAAGGCGAAAGAAgcaaattagggttagggttagagaAAAGGTTAAGTACGGTTTCAAGGCAAGGAGAGGAGTATAGGAATGCTGTTTATGGAttggttgaagaattgaagaagcaaaagaaaatagcaAATTTGGTTGTGGTGATGTTTTTGGTGGTGTTGCTTGTGCTCTACGTTAACAATGCTATCAAGTCATCTTTTGGTGGAGCAGGACCAAAAATCCAAGAGTTataa